From a region of the Luteolibacter arcticus genome:
- a CDS encoding 3-keto-disaccharide hydrolase yields MKIRHILVATTLVSAAASAAEGFKDTPLIPGSKWHVHDPDRPKPPVVEPGKEFSQLANAPQDAVVLFNGKDFSKWQGEKGEVKWKIEGDYAETTKTGRIRTKDEFGDFQLHLEFATPAKVEGNGQGRGNNGVNIYGKYEIQVLDSFNNVTYADGQASAIYGQTPPMVNASRPPGEWQTYDIIFEGPRWDSAGKLVKKAYITVLHNGVLVHHHRELHGNTVYRGVGNYDKPHPPKGFIELYEHGNPVRFRNIWIREVKIPTPEDLGMALEAK; encoded by the coding sequence ATGAAAATCCGACACATTCTCGTCGCCACTACCCTTGTTTCCGCTGCTGCCTCCGCTGCAGAAGGCTTCAAGGATACCCCGCTTATCCCCGGCTCCAAGTGGCACGTCCACGATCCGGACCGCCCGAAGCCGCCGGTGGTGGAACCCGGCAAGGAATTCAGCCAGTTGGCCAATGCCCCGCAGGACGCCGTGGTACTATTCAACGGCAAGGACTTCTCCAAGTGGCAGGGCGAGAAGGGCGAGGTGAAGTGGAAGATCGAGGGCGACTACGCCGAGACCACCAAGACCGGCCGCATCCGCACCAAGGACGAGTTCGGCGACTTCCAGCTCCACCTCGAATTCGCCACTCCGGCCAAGGTCGAGGGCAATGGCCAGGGCCGCGGCAACAACGGGGTCAACATTTACGGCAAGTACGAGATCCAGGTGCTCGACTCGTTCAACAACGTGACCTACGCCGACGGCCAGGCCTCCGCGATCTACGGCCAGACCCCGCCGATGGTGAATGCCTCGCGCCCGCCCGGCGAATGGCAGACCTACGACATTATTTTCGAAGGCCCCCGCTGGGATTCCGCCGGCAAGCTGGTCAAAAAGGCCTACATCACCGTGCTCCACAATGGCGTGCTGGTGCACCACCACCGGGAACTCCACGGAAACACCGTCTACCGCGGCGTCGGAAATTACGACAAGCCCCACCCGCCGAAGGGCTTCATCGAGCTCTATGAGCACGGGAATCCGGTGCGTTTCCGCAATATCTGGATCCGCGAGGTCAAGATCCCGACGCCCGAGGATCTCGGAATGGCTCTAGAGGCTAAGTAA
- a CDS encoding redoxin family protein: MKAVILSFAFAATALAADPPTPPVLAIGSPVPDFELPGIDGKKHKLAEYADAKVLCLVFTCNHCPDAIAAGPRMEEIHQQYKDKGVAMVAINSSSPLGLTPDELGYGAHGDSFEEMPAFAKDNGWTMPYLYDGETQTLSMAVGAQSTPHVFVFGQDRKLAYTGRLDDAQRKTGPVEKSYLKDALDAVLAGQPVKEPVTRSFGCSTKWLWKQAWREKDQKNWEAKPVTLEKLDVETAKKLRANASGNVRLINFWSTTCGPCVAEFPDLVDTYRRFQNRSFDFVTISLDPVSDEAKALKFLEKQHAALSDRTKKSLEKDGRTTNNYLFAGDNPDKLAEAIDKEWSGAQPHSVIVSPKGEIVWRHTGAVDPVELRRQIVKALEGMP; the protein is encoded by the coding sequence ATGAAAGCCGTCATTCTCAGCTTCGCCTTTGCCGCCACCGCTTTAGCCGCCGATCCCCCGACGCCACCAGTGCTGGCGATCGGCTCGCCCGTGCCGGATTTCGAACTGCCGGGAATCGACGGCAAGAAGCACAAGCTGGCCGAATACGCCGACGCGAAGGTCCTGTGCCTGGTTTTCACCTGCAACCACTGCCCGGACGCCATCGCAGCCGGGCCGCGGATGGAGGAGATCCACCAGCAATACAAGGACAAGGGCGTCGCGATGGTCGCGATCAACAGCAGCAGCCCGCTCGGCCTGACGCCAGACGAGCTCGGCTACGGGGCGCACGGGGACTCGTTCGAGGAGATGCCCGCCTTCGCCAAGGACAACGGCTGGACCATGCCTTACCTCTACGATGGCGAAACCCAGACGCTTAGCATGGCGGTGGGTGCCCAGTCCACCCCCCACGTCTTCGTCTTCGGCCAGGATCGCAAGCTCGCCTACACCGGCCGCCTCGACGATGCCCAGCGCAAGACGGGCCCGGTGGAGAAGAGCTACCTGAAGGACGCGCTCGATGCCGTGTTGGCCGGCCAGCCGGTGAAGGAGCCGGTGACCCGCTCCTTCGGCTGCTCGACCAAGTGGCTGTGGAAACAGGCGTGGCGCGAAAAGGACCAGAAGAACTGGGAAGCCAAGCCGGTGACGCTTGAGAAGCTCGACGTGGAGACCGCCAAGAAGCTCCGCGCCAATGCCTCCGGCAATGTCCGCCTGATCAACTTTTGGTCCACCACCTGCGGCCCCTGCGTCGCGGAGTTCCCGGATCTGGTCGATACCTACCGCCGCTTCCAGAACCGCTCGTTCGATTTCGTGACCATCTCGCTCGACCCCGTCAGCGACGAGGCGAAGGCCCTCAAGTTCCTCGAAAAGCAGCACGCCGCCCTCTCCGACCGGACCAAGAAATCGCTCGAGAAGGACGGCCGCACCACCAACAACTACCTCTTCGCCGGCGACAATCCGGACAAGCTGGCGGAAGCGATCGACAAGGAGTGGTCCGGTGCCCAGCCGCACTCGGTGATCGTTTCGCCGAAGGGTGAGATCGTCTGGCGTCACACCGGCGCCGTCGATCCCGTCGAGCTCCGCAGGCAGATCGTGAAGGCCCTCGAAGGAATGCCGTAA